One part of the Thiothrix nivea DSM 5205 genome encodes these proteins:
- the leuC gene encoding 3-isopropylmalate dehydratase large subunit translates to MTGKTLYDKVWDAHVVRQEADGTCLLYIDRHLVHEVTSPQAFEGLRIAGRQPWRISSMVAVPDHNVPTTGLEHGITDPVSRTQVETLDENCKTFGITEFRLGDIRQGIVHVIGPEQGATLPGMTVVCGDSHTSTHGAFGALAHGIGTSEVEHVMATQCLIQKKMKNMLVSVDGKVGSGVTAKDIVLAIIGEIGTAGGTGYAIEFGGEAIRDLSIEGRMTVCNMAIEGGARAGMVAVDDTTIEYVKGRPYAPKAADWDKAVAAWRDLHSDDDAVFDRVVRIDAASIKPQVTWGTSPEMVIPVDGKMPDPEQESDSVKANGIRAALKYMGLEANTPISEVQIDKVFIGSCTNSRIEDLRAAAEVAKGRKVAANVKLAMVVPGSGLVKQQAEQEGLDKIFVEAGFEWRAPGCSMCLAMNADRLEPGERCASTSNRNFEGRQGQGGRTHLVSPAMAAAAAVTGHFVDVRTL, encoded by the coding sequence GTGACCGGCAAAACGCTCTACGACAAGGTTTGGGACGCTCACGTGGTTCGCCAGGAAGCCGACGGAACCTGTCTGCTCTACATCGACCGCCATCTGGTGCATGAAGTCACCTCCCCGCAGGCATTTGAAGGTTTGCGGATCGCTGGCCGCCAGCCATGGCGTATCAGTTCCATGGTAGCCGTGCCTGACCATAACGTGCCGACCACGGGGTTGGAACACGGCATTACCGACCCGGTTTCCCGCACCCAGGTGGAAACGTTGGATGAAAACTGCAAAACCTTCGGTATCACCGAATTCCGTCTCGGCGACATCCGCCAGGGCATCGTGCACGTCATCGGGCCGGAGCAGGGTGCAACCCTGCCGGGCATGACGGTGGTTTGCGGTGACTCGCATACGTCCACCCACGGCGCATTCGGCGCACTCGCACACGGCATCGGCACCTCCGAAGTCGAACACGTCATGGCCACCCAGTGCCTGATCCAGAAAAAAATGAAAAACATGCTGGTGAGCGTGGATGGCAAGGTTGGCTCCGGTGTGACTGCCAAGGACATCGTGCTCGCCATCATCGGTGAAATCGGCACTGCCGGCGGCACCGGTTACGCCATCGAATTCGGCGGCGAAGCCATCCGCGACCTTTCTATCGAAGGCCGCATGACGGTCTGCAACATGGCGATCGAAGGCGGCGCGCGCGCCGGTATGGTGGCGGTGGATGACACTACCATCGAATACGTCAAAGGCCGCCCCTATGCGCCGAAAGCCGCAGACTGGGACAAGGCCGTTGCCGCATGGCGCGATTTGCATTCCGACGACGATGCCGTGTTTGACCGGGTAGTGCGTATCGACGCCGCCAGCATCAAGCCGCAAGTCACCTGGGGCACGTCGCCGGAAATGGTCATTCCGGTGGATGGCAAAATGCCCGACCCGGAGCAGGAAAGCGATAGCGTCAAGGCCAATGGCATCCGCGCCGCGCTCAAATACATGGGGCTGGAAGCCAATACCCCGATCAGCGAGGTGCAGATCGACAAGGTATTCATCGGTTCCTGCACCAACTCGCGGATTGAAGACTTGCGCGCTGCTGCCGAAGTTGCTAAAGGCCGCAAGGTTGCTGCCAACGTCAAACTGGCGATGGTGGTGCCGGGTTCCGGTCTGGTCAAACAGCAGGCGGAGCAGGAAGGTCTGGATAAAATCTTTGTCGAAGCCGGGTTTGAATGGCGTGCGCCGGGTTGTTCCATGTGTCTGGCGATGAATGCTGACCGGCTGGAGCCGGGTGAGCGTTGCGCCTCCACCTCCAACCGTAACTTCGAAGGCCGGCAAGGGCAGGGTGGGCGCACCCATCTGGTTAGCCCGGCAATGGCTGCCGCTGCGGCAGTGACCGGCCATTTCGTTGATGTTCGTACCCTGTAG
- a CDS encoding entericidin A/B family lipoprotein → MQKLLTVVSLLAVLLVAGCSTVEGIGKDLKSLGGSIEKEAGK, encoded by the coding sequence ATGCAAAAGTTACTGACTGTTGTTTCCCTGCTGGCTGTTTTGCTGGTTGCCGGTTGCAGTACCGTTGAAGGTATCGGCAAGGATCTCAAATCACTGGGCGGTTCGATCGAGAAAGAAGCGGGCAAGTAA
- the leuD gene encoding 3-isopropylmalate dehydratase small subunit produces the protein MEKFTVHTGLVVPLDRSNVDTDAIIPKQYLKSIQRTGFGPTLFDDWRYNEPGEPGMDHSKRAVNHEFVLNFPRYVGVSVLLARENFGCGSSREHAVWALTDYGIRTVIAPSYADIFFNNSFKNGLLPITLSAESVDQLFRETEAQEGYQLTIDLEQQQVITPTGDTFAFSIDEFRRYCLLNGLDDIGLTLQHADDIKAYEARRQQEAPWLF, from the coding sequence ATGGAAAAATTTACTGTACATACGGGTTTGGTGGTGCCGCTTGACCGTTCCAACGTCGATACGGATGCGATTATCCCCAAGCAATACCTGAAATCCATCCAGCGCACCGGTTTTGGGCCAACTCTGTTTGATGACTGGCGTTATAACGAGCCGGGTGAACCGGGCATGGATCACAGCAAACGTGCTGTTAATCATGAGTTCGTGCTGAATTTTCCGCGTTATGTTGGTGTCTCCGTACTATTGGCGCGAGAAAACTTCGGTTGCGGTTCCTCGCGTGAACACGCAGTGTGGGCGCTGACGGATTACGGTATCCGCACTGTCATTGCCCCCAGCTACGCGGATATTTTCTTTAATAACAGCTTTAAAAATGGTTTGCTGCCGATTACGCTGTCTGCCGAAAGCGTTGATCAATTGTTCCGTGAGACGGAAGCACAGGAAGGTTACCAGCTCACCATTGATCTGGAGCAGCAGCAAGTGATCACGCCAACGGGTGACACTTTCGCTTTCAGCATCGACGAGTTCCGCCGTTATTGCCTGTTGAACGGGCTGGATGATATTGGCCTGACGCTGCAACACGCAGACGACATCAAGGCTTACGAAGCGCGCCGCCAACAGGAAGCGCCCTGGTTGTTTTAG
- the leuB gene encoding 3-isopropylmalate dehydrogenase — MTHKILVLPGDGIGPEIVAEAIKVLNVFTAEGSLSVEMEYANIGGAGYDAEGSPYPASTQTLAKAADAILLGAVGGPQYDNLDRPLRPERGLLAIRSDLELFANLRPAILYEALASASTLKPEVVANLDLMIVRELTGGIYFGKPRGIDVMENGERKGYNTLVYSEPEIDRIARVAFETAMKRNKRLCSVDKANVLEVSELWREVVERVGKEYPAVELSHMYVDNAAMQLVRSPKQFDVMVTTNMFGDILSDAAAMLTGSIGMLPSASLNASACGLYEPIHGSAPDIAGQGAANPLATILSVAMLLRYSLNKGELAERIEVAVKKVLAEGIRTGDIYTEGCRKVGTAEMGDAVVAALQG; from the coding sequence ATGACACATAAAATTCTGGTATTGCCCGGCGACGGTATCGGGCCTGAAATCGTGGCGGAAGCCATCAAGGTTTTGAATGTTTTCACCGCTGAAGGTAGCCTGTCGGTGGAAATGGAATACGCCAACATCGGCGGTGCTGGTTATGATGCCGAAGGCAGCCCGTACCCGGCTTCCACGCAAACGCTGGCAAAAGCAGCTGACGCTATTCTGTTAGGTGCGGTTGGCGGCCCACAATACGACAATCTGGATCGCCCGTTGCGCCCTGAGCGTGGTTTGCTGGCGATCCGTTCCGATCTGGAACTGTTTGCCAACCTGCGCCCTGCCATCCTGTACGAAGCGCTGGCCAGCGCTTCCACCCTAAAGCCGGAAGTGGTTGCCAACCTCGACCTGATGATCGTGCGCGAACTGACCGGTGGTATCTATTTCGGCAAGCCGCGCGGCATTGACGTGATGGAAAACGGTGAACGCAAGGGCTACAACACCCTCGTTTACAGCGAACCCGAAATCGACCGCATTGCCCGCGTCGCGTTTGAAACTGCGATGAAGCGCAACAAGCGCCTGTGTTCCGTCGATAAGGCCAACGTGCTGGAAGTGTCTGAATTGTGGCGTGAAGTGGTCGAGCGGGTCGGCAAGGAATACCCGGCAGTCGAACTCAGCCATATGTACGTCGACAACGCGGCGATGCAACTGGTGCGCTCACCCAAGCAGTTCGATGTCATGGTGACCACCAATATGTTCGGCGACATCCTGTCTGATGCGGCGGCGATGCTGACCGGTTCCATTGGTATGTTGCCTTCCGCTTCCCTGAATGCTTCTGCTTGTGGCTTATATGAACCGATCCACGGTTCAGCGCCGGATATCGCAGGGCAGGGCGCGGCCAATCCGCTGGCAACCATCCTGTCAGTCGCCATGCTGTTGCGCTACAGCCTGAACAAAGGTGAGTTGGCCGAGCGCATTGAAGTGGCAGTGAAAAAGGTGCTGGCGGAAGGCATCCGTACCGGCGATATTTACACAGAAGGCTGCCGCAAGGTAGGTACGGCGGAAATGGGTGATGCCGTAGTTGCTGCCCTGCAAGGTTGA
- a CDS encoding aspartate-semialdehyde dehydrogenase, whose product MTQKMDIAVVGATSLVGEAMLDLLASRKFPVGDVYALEAETDGEQEVDFGGKTLDVEPLAGFDFSGVQLALFAAGEDVAAVYAPLAAEAGCIVIDDSACFRFEDDVPLVVAEVNPQAIADYAQRRIIANPGSGVSQMLAALKPLHDAAGITRINVVTYQAVSGSGRAGVDELARQTAQLLNARPIEPLVYPKQIAFNVLPQIGKFMENSYTWEEMKLVQETRKILDLPTLAVNPTAVRVPVFFGHCEAIHIETQRKLSAEEAADLLSSAPGVEILDERQDGGYPTPVTEAVNAETVFVSRIREDISHPSGLNLWTVADNVRKCAALNSIQIAEILLRDYL is encoded by the coding sequence ATGACGCAAAAAATGGACATTGCTGTCGTTGGTGCGACTAGTCTGGTCGGGGAGGCCATGCTGGATTTGCTGGCTTCCCGTAAGTTCCCGGTTGGGGATGTGTATGCGCTGGAAGCAGAAACCGATGGCGAACAGGAAGTGGATTTTGGTGGTAAAACACTGGATGTAGAACCGTTGGCCGGTTTCGATTTTTCCGGCGTACAGCTTGCCCTGTTTGCCGCCGGTGAAGATGTGGCAGCGGTTTATGCGCCACTGGCAGCAGAAGCTGGCTGTATCGTGATTGATGATAGCGCCTGTTTCCGCTTTGAAGATGACGTACCACTGGTGGTGGCAGAGGTTAATCCGCAAGCCATTGCCGACTACGCGCAGCGGCGCATTATCGCCAACCCCGGCAGCGGTGTCAGCCAGATGCTGGCAGCCTTGAAGCCCTTGCACGATGCGGCAGGCATTACCCGCATCAACGTTGTCACCTATCAGGCAGTTTCCGGTTCAGGGCGTGCCGGGGTGGATGAACTGGCACGCCAGACCGCACAACTGCTGAATGCCCGGCCAATCGAGCCGCTTGTTTACCCGAAACAGATCGCATTCAATGTGTTGCCACAAATTGGCAAATTTATGGAAAATAGTTATACATGGGAAGAGATGAAGCTGGTGCAGGAAACCCGCAAGATTCTCGACTTGCCTACGTTGGCGGTTAATCCCACCGCTGTGCGTGTCCCGGTATTTTTTGGACATTGCGAGGCCATCCACATCGAAACGCAACGCAAGCTCTCGGCAGAGGAAGCAGCTGACCTCCTGAGCAGTGCCCCTGGCGTGGAAATTCTGGATGAACGGCAGGATGGGGGATACCCGACCCCCGTAACTGAAGCTGTCAACGCTGAAACGGTGTTTGTCAGCCGTATCCGTGAGGACATTTCCCATCCATCTGGCCTGAATTTATGGACGGTGGCTGATAATGTGCGCAAATGCGCGGCTTTAAACAGCATCCAGATTGCGGAAATTTTACTGCGGGATTACCTGTAG
- a CDS encoding FimV/HubP family polar landmark protein, producing the protein MNKQALSLAIFIAGAYPAVSSALGLGDIESNSHLNQPLRATIDLLSAAPADASQIRVRLAPPDVFNRVGVARPEFLSNLHFTPTIQGGKPVILVTSDSPIQEPFVNFLLEVSWPQGQLLKEYTVMLDPPVLMQPGNTVAGEASVRAEPRATGNVRRPSGRQMAAAPASQPAANANRNRTYRVKSGDTLFGVASRLRQPGVNNDQMMMALFRANPNAFIDKNINNLRAGATLKAPPAGDVGVVSRAEARRQIREQNAEWREFRKALAGNTVPQQSSGTKAATKPATPAAKPQTQTASSAQDKARLEVLGAQSGGSAKDAAVAASSAKLAEIEKQLALANESLAARQKENTELKSRVTDLESMLGKKNRLLELRDNQLAELQKQLAATGIKTPDLAGEPTGQGAGAGGQQTAVGQMPVGAGQPAATQTPDQGKDIQTHMANVAGQNNDAVLRGEQPASTPVRKPPAAAVGEAPDAGSPAQSNAATQPVPVTPPVQPVNEPVPASSSLIPLKPPVAPTPPKPAVVPVTPVNPVDQKPAPVFADQTQEGNDLLGLLTSPLALKIGAGSLALLLLLWLLGRRRKPESAVSNKSDERFANLDDDLEMTADERESMDLDSLESELSKAENRGGSHAHGVADHDPFGLGDDDDHVWGTDDRQPAATPAHIASTHEPEGEDDLLTEANVYIAYGLYQQAESELKKGIERDPDKLEYRHKLLECYFAANNREAFDQQAQQFVSMKGPNKEALWKSIAEWGRKISPDNKLYLGDGSSGGFSSVAATVATALGGAAAAGAATVAAADDDATTQVARQMPAEAEPADPYHYDSHVDTPADDDFGDLELGELDFDDIDLDKLLQEGEENDAERAEAFRQPTAMPELPDLDMGLELDGQQKLRQGVAAQDAGSSEPMASLEEETFELEDLDDDLDLDFDLDLPEEPSMPVARVGAPKADNAPVSAEDDLPDFDFDDEHDRKVEEGSAPAAMEAPAMAAASTSNATHLNLHLDNNTGINRILPKDTFYAPISEEDKDWLGDIDDALSFLDFPDEEIDLHEAHISTKLDLARAYLDMGDIEGARSTLEEVMVEGNDDQRREAEVLLHQTG; encoded by the coding sequence GTGAATAAACAAGCCTTGAGCTTAGCTATATTCATCGCCGGAGCGTATCCTGCGGTCTCCAGCGCCTTGGGGCTTGGGGATATTGAGTCCAACTCTCATCTAAACCAGCCACTGCGCGCCACCATCGACCTGTTGTCCGCTGCCCCTGCGGATGCCAGCCAGATCCGGGTACGTCTTGCGCCTCCTGATGTCTTCAACCGGGTAGGTGTCGCTCGCCCTGAATTCCTCAGTAATCTGCATTTTACACCGACCATCCAGGGTGGGAAGCCGGTTATCCTGGTGACTTCCGATTCGCCTATTCAGGAACCGTTCGTCAACTTCCTGCTGGAAGTCAGTTGGCCGCAGGGACAGTTGCTTAAAGAATATACGGTCATGCTGGATCCACCAGTGCTGATGCAGCCAGGCAATACGGTTGCCGGAGAAGCGTCAGTGCGTGCCGAACCCAGAGCGACCGGTAATGTCCGCCGCCCTTCGGGCAGGCAGATGGCTGCCGCCCCGGCCTCTCAACCGGCGGCCAATGCCAACCGCAACCGCACTTACCGCGTTAAATCGGGTGACACCTTGTTTGGTGTCGCATCCCGCTTGCGGCAACCCGGCGTCAACAATGACCAGATGATGATGGCCTTGTTCCGGGCTAACCCAAATGCCTTTATCGACAAAAATATCAATAACCTGCGTGCAGGCGCCACGTTGAAAGCACCACCAGCGGGTGATGTGGGCGTTGTCTCCAGGGCAGAAGCACGCCGTCAGATACGTGAGCAGAACGCCGAGTGGCGTGAATTCCGCAAGGCGTTGGCAGGTAATACTGTTCCGCAGCAGTCCAGTGGCACTAAAGCTGCCACCAAACCGGCGACACCAGCGGCCAAGCCGCAGACTCAAACGGCCAGTAGCGCCCAGGACAAGGCGCGGCTTGAAGTGCTGGGTGCGCAAAGTGGTGGTTCAGCCAAGGATGCTGCGGTTGCCGCCAGCAGCGCCAAGCTGGCTGAAATCGAAAAGCAGCTTGCGTTGGCGAATGAGTCGTTGGCTGCGCGCCAGAAAGAGAACACTGAACTCAAGTCTCGGGTGACTGACCTTGAGTCCATGCTTGGCAAGAAAAACCGCTTGTTGGAATTGCGTGATAACCAGCTGGCCGAATTACAGAAGCAACTGGCTGCCACTGGTATCAAGACACCCGATCTGGCTGGTGAGCCTACGGGTCAGGGTGCAGGTGCAGGTGGGCAACAGACCGCCGTTGGTCAAATGCCTGTTGGCGCGGGGCAGCCCGCCGCCACGCAAACGCCGGATCAGGGCAAAGACATTCAGACCCATATGGCGAATGTCGCTGGCCAAAACAATGACGCCGTATTGCGCGGTGAGCAACCCGCTTCCACGCCTGTACGCAAACCACCTGCTGCGGCAGTTGGGGAGGCTCCGGATGCTGGCAGCCCAGCACAAAGCAATGCTGCTACCCAGCCTGTACCGGTGACACCGCCTGTCCAGCCAGTCAATGAACCGGTTCCAGCCAGCAGCTCCCTGATACCTTTGAAACCACCGGTTGCGCCCACCCCTCCCAAGCCAGCAGTCGTGCCGGTAACGCCAGTAAACCCGGTTGATCAGAAACCGGCTCCGGTGTTCGCGGATCAGACGCAAGAGGGCAATGACCTGCTGGGTCTGCTGACTTCGCCGCTGGCACTGAAGATCGGCGCGGGTTCCCTGGCTTTGCTGCTGCTGTTGTGGTTGCTGGGTCGCCGCCGCAAGCCGGAAAGTGCTGTTTCCAACAAGTCGGACGAACGTTTTGCCAATCTGGATGACGATCTGGAAATGACCGCTGACGAAAGGGAATCCATGGATCTGGACTCCCTGGAAAGCGAACTGAGCAAGGCGGAAAATCGTGGTGGTTCACATGCCCATGGCGTTGCCGATCATGACCCGTTCGGTCTTGGTGACGATGATGACCATGTTTGGGGCACTGATGACCGCCAGCCAGCAGCCACGCCTGCCCATATCGCTTCCACGCATGAGCCTGAAGGCGAAGATGACTTATTGACCGAGGCCAACGTCTACATTGCCTATGGCCTGTATCAGCAAGCGGAAAGTGAGCTGAAAAAGGGCATTGAACGTGACCCTGACAAGCTGGAATACCGTCACAAGTTGCTGGAATGTTACTTCGCTGCCAATAACCGTGAGGCATTCGACCAGCAGGCGCAGCAGTTTGTCAGCATGAAAGGCCCCAACAAGGAAGCCTTGTGGAAGTCCATCGCTGAATGGGGCCGCAAGATCAGCCCGGATAACAAACTGTATCTGGGTGATGGTTCCAGCGGCGGGTTCAGTTCTGTGGCGGCTACGGTTGCTACTGCGCTTGGCGGCGCGGCAGCAGCAGGGGCGGCTACAGTGGCAGCAGCGGATGATGATGCTACCACTCAGGTGGCACGGCAGATGCCGGCTGAGGCAGAGCCTGCTGACCCGTACCATTATGACAGCCATGTCGATACTCCGGCAGATGATGATTTCGGTGACCTGGAGCTGGGTGAGCTGGATTTCGACGATATAGACCTCGACAAGCTATTGCAGGAAGGTGAAGAAAATGATGCCGAACGCGCGGAAGCGTTTAGGCAGCCTACCGCCATGCCGGAATTGCCAGACCTGGATATGGGGCTGGAACTGGATGGCCAGCAGAAGCTGCGACAGGGCGTAGCTGCGCAGGATGCTGGTAGCAGCGAGCCAATGGCGTCCCTGGAAGAAGAAACTTTCGAGTTGGAAGATCTGGATGATGACCTCGATCTGGATTTCGACCTCGATTTGCCGGAGGAGCCTTCCATGCCAGTGGCGAGGGTGGGAGCGCCCAAAGCTGACAATGCCCCTGTTTCCGCAGAAGATGACCTGCCCGATTTCGATTTTGATGACGAACATGACCGCAAGGTGGAAGAGGGTTCCGCGCCCGCTGCCATGGAAGCGCCCGCAATGGCAGCCGCCAGCACCAGCAATGCCACGCACCTGAACTTGCATCTGGACAACAACACCGGCATCAACCGCATCCTGCCGAAGGATACCTTCTACGCGCCGATCAGCGAAGAAGACAAGGACTGGCTGGGCGACATTGATGACGCGCTGTCTTTCCTCGACTTCCCTGATGAGGAAATTGACCTGCACGAAGCGCACATCAGCACCAAGCTGGATCTGGCGCGCGCCTATCTGGATATGGGCGACATCGAAGGTGCGCGCAGCACGTTGGAGGAAGTCATGGTCGAAGGCAATGACGACCAGCGTCGTGAAGCCGAAGTCCTGTTGCACCAGACCGGTTGA